From the genome of Brienomyrus brachyistius isolate T26 chromosome 8, BBRACH_0.4, whole genome shotgun sequence, one region includes:
- the mybl2b gene encoding v-myb avian myeloblastosis viral oncogene homolog-like 2b encodes MSWWPRGDEGEEQVYQDTDSDVADQRDSGKVKVKWTQDEDDCLRTLVQKFGPHDWKSTASFLPNRTEHQCQHRWFKVLDPDLVKGPWTKEEDEKVIQLVNKYGNKQWAMVAKHLKGRLGKQCRERWHNHLNPDVKKSSWTAEEDLIIYKAHCVLGNRWAEIAKLLPGRTDNAVKNHWNSTIKRKVEMGCYAGEDVFLNLEDSAVVTQPNPDQEVAVMDAAAVSQSTGKDIPCTSTESMKAPPTMEVSKHTSPQQLRGGSTPKPEMETSSESNPSCWVVDSAGFLSPTSAPAFKEVMELMEGDLEGLCDLTAFDLPEETRGTEVLQFRLEEGTLQELSRGNRGELIPISPGAATPPSILTRRSRRRIALSPDANDSMTPKSTPVKNLPFSPSQFLNLWTKQDTLDLENPSLTSTPVCSQKAIVTTPLHRDKTPLTQKESSVFITPNHKSDMDMTPRTPTPFKNALEKYGPLRPLPPTPNLEEDLKEVLRSEAGIELIVEDETPPEQKRKQHRPPMKKVRKSLALDVMECTENVPVRLSKSTFTSNLKTEMSLSVSLNSSSCAKKDENILNQGFIVAPTETISLSSAVPPAPMSDDWEAVACGRTKDQLIMTEKARRYLQALKPKPPNRALILS; translated from the exons ATGTCCTGGTGGCCGCGCGG TGATGAGGGGGAGGAGCAAGTTTATCAGGACACAGACTCCGACGTAGCTGACCAGCGGGACAGTGGTAAAGTGAAGGTGAAATGGACACAGGATGAG GATGACTGTCTCAGAACATTGGTTCAGAAATTTGGCCCTCATGACTGGAAATCCACAGCCAGCTTCTTACCA AATCGCACTGAACACCAGTGCCAACATCGCTGGTTTAAGGTTCTAGATCCTGATCTGGTGAAAGGGCCTTGGACCAAAGAGGAAGACGAGAAG gTGATACAGCTGGTTAATAAATATGGCAACAAGCAGTGGGCTATGGTGGCAAAACACCTGAAAGGCAGGCTTGGCAAGCAGTGTCGGGAGCGTTGGCACAACCATCTCAACCCTGACGTCAAGAAGTCTTCCTGGACAGCAGAGGAGGACCTCATCATTTACAAGGCGCACTGTGTGCTTGGCAATCGCTGGGCTGAGATAGCCAAGCTTCTTCCTGGCAG GACGGACAATGCTGTGAAGAATCACTGGAACTCCACTATCAAACGCAAAGTAGAGATGGGCTGCTACGCTGGGGAAGATGTTTTCCTGAATTTAGAAGACAGTGCAGTTGTCACCCAACCAAATCCTGACCAGGAG gtGGCTGTTATGGATGCTGCTGCAGTGTCACAATCCACAGGAAAG GATATTCCTTGCACCTCCACGGAATCTATGAAAGCTCCACCCACAATGGAAGTATCAAAGCATACTTCCCCCCAGCAGCTCCGTGGGGGTTCGACACCCAAACCAGAGATGGAAACCTCTTCAGAGTCAAACCCAAGCTGTTGGGTGGTGGACAGTGCAGGGTTCCTGTCACCCACATCTGCTCCTGCTTTCAAGGAGGTGATGGAGCTAATGGAGGGG GACTTGGAAGGTTTGTGTGATCTGACCGCGTTTGACCTGCCAGAAGAAACTCGGGGCACTGAGGTGCTGCAGTTCCGTCTGGAGGAGGGCACATTGCAGGAGCTGAGCCGGGGTAATCGGGGGGAGCTGATCCCCATCTCCCCTGGGGCAGCTACCCCTCCCTCCATTCTAACGCGCCGAAGTCGTAGACGGATTGCCTTGTCCCCAGACGCCAACGACAGCATGACCCCCAAGAGCACCCCGGTCAAAAACCTGCCATTCTCCCCTTCACAG TTCCTTAACCTGTGGACCAAGCAGGATACCCTAGACCTGGAAAACCCATCCCTCACCTCTACCCCCGTGTGCAGCCAAAAAGCCATCGTCACTACACCTCTGCACCGGGACAAAACTCCACTCACCCAGAAGGAGAGCTCTGT GTTTATCACTCCAAATCATAAGTCTGATATGGACATGACGCCCCGCACTCCGACACCCTTCAAAAACGCCCTGGAAAAATATGGCCCACTGCGTCCCCTG CCGCCAACTCCGAACTTAGAGGAAGATCTGAAGGAAGTTCTGCGCAGTGAGGCTGGAATTGAGCTGATAGTGGAGGATGAAACTCCCCCTGAACAGAAACGCAAACAG CATCGGCCGCCCATGAAAAAAGTGCGCAAGTCTCTGGCTCTGGATGTTATGGAATGCACTGAAAATGTTCCTGTCAGACTTTCAAAATCTACTTTTACATCCAACCTAAAG ACCGAGATGTCCCTGTCAGTCTCCCTCAACTCTTCTTCCTGTGCCAAGAAAGATGAAAATATTCTGAATCAAGGCTTCATTGTTGCCCCCACTGAGACCATCTCCCTCTCTAGTGCAGTGCCCCCAGCCCCG atgtctgATGATTGGGAAGCAGTGGCATGTGGACGGACAAAAGACCAGCTCATCATGACTGAAAAAGCCCGGCGTTACCTTCAAGCATTGAAACCCAAGCCTCCCAACCGCGCCCTCATCCTGTCTTAG